The DNA segment GTTATTGTCATTGCCACAAAAAGAGCCAAAAAAGTCTATAACAATAGATCACTACCGGGGTGAAGGGTTTTATTGGAAAGGGATCGAAACGTCTCAATTGCTCGTTTTTTATCGCTTTTTTTAAGTGTTCTTGTCATTATGATGTGCGTTTAAATGGCATAAAAAAAGGCTGGAACAATTGTTCCAGCCTTTTTTTTATGAGGTGTTTTATGATTATTTTTTCTTGCCGCTTGTCATTGGACTTCCAACACGTGTCATTGCACAACGGAAACCTAAGTCGTCACGCGCCTCACGTTCATCCAAATATCTTCTGGCACCAGGACTTAACCAGTAAGCTCTATCTCTCCATGAACCACCTTTATACACACGTGTTCTGTCTGAGATTAAAGAACCCATTGTTCCAGTATGCTGACCATACATATTTTTTGTATCCTGCTCATTGTCTAACCACTGGTTTCCTAAGGAAATGTTTGATTGAGCGTCGCCATCACCAAAATTACGGTTGTCACCGGTACGGTAATTTTTTCTATCCTGTATATCTTTGTCGGTTTCAATTCTATAACGAATTCTACCCAAGCTGTCTTTTTCTACCAGATAACCTTCTTCATCAAGTACTTTTGTTTTGAATTCATTACCTCTGAAGGGGCTAAACTCATCAACTTCGTCAAATGATAGTGGACGATACACATCGGCTACCCACTCATTCACGTTACCGGCCATGCAATATAAGCCATAATCGTTGGGATAATAGGAGTGTACATCAACGGTTATATCACCACCATCGTTAAGATCGCCAGCCATACCCATGTAGTCACCTCGGCTTCTTACAAAGTTGGCCATCATTTTACCTCTTTCACCTTTTTCTGAATTTCTGGTAATATGACCATCCCAAGGATATATTCTACGGTTAGTCATGCGTTCTTCTTGCGAGTTGCCAATTAAGCCCAGGGCTGCATATTCCCATTCTGCTTCGGTAGGGAGGCGGTAGCGAGGTAAAAGGTATCCGTCTTCCCAACGAACGCGTCTGCTATCTTTGTTAGGATCTAAATCTTCTATGGGCTTTTTACCGGCAATACCATCATATTGTCCGTATAAATAGGCCTCTGTATTAAAGTTATTCTCTCCTTGTTGGTTTACGTCCATTTCAAGAACACCCATGTTAACAAGTATGTTTTCATTTACCCGGTCTGTTCGCCATTGGCAAAAATCATTGGCTTGTAGCCAGTTAACACCAACAACGGGGTATTCGCTATAGGCCGTATGACGGAAATAGTTCTCTGTCATAGGTTCGTTATATGCCAATGCCCTACGCCATACCAAGGTGTCAGGAAGAGCTTTTTTATAAACCTCAGGATATTCAACGAAAACTCTGTTGATCCAGTATAAATATTCACGGTAATCAACATTTTTAACTTCCGTCTCATCCATATAAAATGAAGGAACGGTTACTCGTCTGGGTACATTATTCCAATCGTAAAGAACATCTTGTTCTACTCTACCCATGATAAAGGTACCACCTTCAACAAATCTTAGTCCGGGTCCTAGTTCTTGTTCATATCCATCATAATATTCAAATCCCCCGTTTTCAGGAGCGTTGTACTCCCATCCAGTTGCGGAAGAAACATTACCGGAACCACCTTTACTACAAGAAGTCATTGCTACAACTCCTAGTGCAAGCATAACGTGGAAAAGTCTCATTTTAAACCTCATAGCGAAATATAATCTTTAAGTTATCTCTTTTGTTCATTTTATGTGTTCGAATCCCTTTTGGAATCTACATCTTTAGCCTTATACTGCAAAAATAGAAAAAGGTTATAATCCTGAAATCTTTCTTTTCAATTTTTTATGGATGCTTTGTAACTCAACCTATAAAAATAGGAATTATTAACAATTAGTTTTCCTATAAAGGAAACTTCATCCATCATAATTTCGTTGAACCTATTCAGAATGATGTAATATTTCATTCATGTAAACGTTGTATTTTTTGAAATCTTGTATGGGAAGTGTTTTTTATACAATTTTTTATTTTTGTTGGGGATAAAACAACATATGTGGTTTAAGCGTTAATAGGTTATTGATTTGTGGCGCTGGAAAATATTGATATATGAGATTTAGAAAGATTGGTTTGTGCGGGCTTTTTTGTGTTTTGAGTATTGTTCTTAATGGTCAAATAAGCTTTAAATATGAAAATAAAGTTGAATGGTGGGAGCCTCTAACGATTCAAGAGGGGGGTGAACAACATTTTTTGCCTCAATTTTCTGATATGGGTGATGTCAGTCCAGAAACAGATTTACCAGCCTTGAAAAAATCTATTCGGCTCTCGACACCAGGTAAACCAGAGAATGTGGTTGTACAGGTGAATGATATGAAATTTGTGTGGCCTACTCCTCAGGAACATGTGATGTTGGGAAATAAAGGTCTACAACCAGAAGTCAAGGTGGATTATTCCTTATCGCAAAGTGGAAATCAATATTTTTTAGACCTTACTTTAAATCCATTGATTCAGCCTAATGATGCGCCTACATTTAAAAAATTAGTTGCTTATACACTTGACATATCTTACGATATTGCAGAGGAGAAATCATTAAAAAGTGCGCAAAGTCAGTCAGAATATGCTTCCAATTCTGTTTTAAGTACAGGTGATTGGATAAAAGTGAGTGTGGCGCAAAGTGGTATTCATAAGATTCCATACTCCACACTTGCCGACTGGGGTATTTCGAACCCTGAAAATGTGGCTGTATATGGGAATGGTGGAAGAATGTTACCGGCAGCAAATGATGAGTTTCGTAATGATGATCTGGTAGAAAATGCCTTATGGCACCATGATAACGCGGTTTATTTCTTTGCCGAAGGTCCTGTGGTATGGAAT comes from the Saccharicrinis fermentans DSM 9555 = JCM 21142 genome and includes:
- the gldJ gene encoding gliding motility lipoprotein GldJ, encoding MRLFHVMLALGVVAMTSCSKGGSGNVSSATGWEYNAPENGGFEYYDGYEQELGPGLRFVEGGTFIMGRVEQDVLYDWNNVPRRVTVPSFYMDETEVKNVDYREYLYWINRVFVEYPEVYKKALPDTLVWRRALAYNEPMTENYFRHTAYSEYPVVGVNWLQANDFCQWRTDRVNENILVNMGVLEMDVNQQGENNFNTEAYLYGQYDGIAGKKPIEDLDPNKDSRRVRWEDGYLLPRYRLPTEAEWEYAALGLIGNSQEERMTNRRIYPWDGHITRNSEKGERGKMMANFVRSRGDYMGMAGDLNDGGDITVDVHSYYPNDYGLYCMAGNVNEWVADVYRPLSFDEVDEFSPFRGNEFKTKVLDEEGYLVEKDSLGRIRYRIETDKDIQDRKNYRTGDNRNFGDGDAQSNISLGNQWLDNEQDTKNMYGQHTGTMGSLISDRTRVYKGGSWRDRAYWLSPGARRYLDEREARDDLGFRCAMTRVGSPMTSGKKK